The following coding sequences lie in one Sorghum bicolor cultivar BTx623 chromosome 6, Sorghum_bicolor_NCBIv3, whole genome shotgun sequence genomic window:
- the LOC110436172 gene encoding DNA-binding protein S1FA2, with the protein MADQFADSANNVVIEEVNKGLNPGMVVLLVVASFLLLFFVGNYVLYVYAQKTLPPKKKKPVSKKKLKREKLKQGVSAPGE; encoded by the exons ATGGCGGATCAGTTCGCGGATTCGGCG AACAATGTTGTCATTGAGGAGGTGAACAAGGGCCTGAACCCAGGAATGGTGGTCCTGCTTGTAGTTGCAAGCTTCCTGCTGCTCTTCTTTGTTGGAAACTATGTGCTGTATGTGTATGCACAGAAGACACTTCCgccaaagaagaagaagccggTCTCGAAGAAGAAGCTCAAGAGGGAAAAGCTGAAGCAGGGGGTCTCTGCGCCAGGAGAGTAA
- the LOC110436171 gene encoding uncharacterized protein LOC110436171 isoform X1: protein MVAVHSCCGAARPAPTNRRRCALAFMMPPPGDPHGLDETLEIARVPSTSSQGGYIEKVKVPCYDLASVGAQQYDFFLDVHRIGSNDLLQGFHIPNPTVQGAVSG, encoded by the exons ATGGTGGCTGTCCATAGCTGCTGTGGAGCCGCGCGGCCGGCCCCCACCAATCGCCGCCGGTGCGCGTTAGCCTTCATGATGCCTCCTCCTGGTGATCCGCATGGCCTCGACGAAACCCTAG AAATCGCTAGAGTACCTAGCACAAGTTCTCAAGGAGGATATATTGAAAAG GTGAAGGTCCCTTGCTACGACCTTGCCTCAGTGGGAGCACAACAGTACGACTTCTTCCTTGATGTGCATAGGATAGGATCAAATGATCTTCTCCAG GGCTTCCATATTCCAAACCCCACAGTGCAGGGCGCAGTCTCCGGATAA
- the LOC110436171 gene encoding uncharacterized protein LOC110436171 isoform X2 has product MVAVHSCCGAARPAPTNRRRCALAFMMPPPGDPHGLDETLEIARVPSTSSQGGYIEKVKVPCYDLASVGAQQYDFFLDVHRIGSNDLLQV; this is encoded by the exons ATGGTGGCTGTCCATAGCTGCTGTGGAGCCGCGCGGCCGGCCCCCACCAATCGCCGCCGGTGCGCGTTAGCCTTCATGATGCCTCCTCCTGGTGATCCGCATGGCCTCGACGAAACCCTAG AAATCGCTAGAGTACCTAGCACAAGTTCTCAAGGAGGATATATTGAAAAG GTGAAGGTCCCTTGCTACGACCTTGCCTCAGTGGGAGCACAACAGTACGACTTCTTCCTTGATGTGCATAGGATAGGATCAAATGATCTTCTCCAG GTTTGA
- the LOC8075257 gene encoding F-box/FBD/LRR-repeat protein At1g13570, whose amino-acid sequence MAPPLRCDAGGKDFISNLPFELLSAIISRLDTAEAARTAVLSPRWRDAWRGTPLRLDDLELPVAPRPSIARAASASGAPWAARADTVSLALASHPGPVARFRLARTTLRARVPAAEAWFHDLAAGDRRAREVSLVCPPEWCHRALADPLLTSATLETLALGECRFSDAGAAAASRLTDLTLSRTHISEAALQSLLSGCPALRNVMFRHIQGPRRIRITSCRSLVLFGVWQYKHLEELTVEDAPRLECLLGDVHLGASVTIIGAPKLTALGYLVVGFRGFLHGIDKPAVEEKVNKGLRAPFNSVKILAISMTFSSKKNMETLMNLLKCFPLLETLHIQGKPGERQVDTIDFGYYQKNEPIGCIVNHLKTVRLESKVKDLIIEVERNMFEFVCFLLANAQVLQIMKIQSAMSDTPAWTTEQQNLIQCHRASVEAKVVFEGLKVVHHKGFSIEAVNALPDPFDSDIDIMGY is encoded by the exons atggcgccgccgctgcgaTGCGATGCCGGCGGCAAGGACTTCATCAGCAACCTCCCGTTTGAGCTCCTCTCTGCGATCATCTCCCGCCTCGATACCGCCGAGGCCGCGCGCACCGCCGTGCTCTCCCCTCGCTGGCGCGACGCGTGGCGTGGgaccccgctccgcctcgacgaCCTCGAGCTTCCCGTCGCGCCCCGCCCCTCCATCGCCCGCGCCGCGTCGGCGTCGGGAGCACCCTGGGCGGCGCGCGCCGACACCGTCTCCCTCGCGCTCGCCTCCCACCCGGGCCCCGTCGCGCGCTTCCGCCTCGCCCGCACCACCCTCCGCGCCCGCGTCCCCGCCGCGGAGGCCTGGTTCCACGACCTCGCGGCCGGCGACCGCCGCGCCCGCGAGGTCTCGCTCGTCTGCCCGCCCGAGTGGTGCCACCGCGCGCTCGCCGACCCACTCCTCACCTCCGCCACGCTCGAGACCCTCGCCCTCGGCGAGTGCCGCTTCTCCGACGCCGGGGCCGCCGCCGCGTCCCGTCTCACGGACCTCACCCTTTCTCGCACCCACATCTCCGAGGCTGCACTCCAGAGCCTGCTATCTGGCTGCCCCGCGCTGCGTAACGTCATGTTCAGGCACATCCAGGGACCCCGCCGCATCCGCATCACTTCTTGCCGCAGCCTCGTGCTGTTCGGTGTGTGGCAGTACAAGCACCTAGAGGAGCTCACCGTCGAGGACGCCCCGCGCCTGGAGTGCCTGCTCGGCGACGTGCATCTGGGAGCATCGGTCACCATCATCGGCGCGCCAAAGCTTACTGCTTTAGGCTATCTCGTGGTGGGCTTCAGGGGTTTCTTGCACGGCATCGACAAGCCTGCTGTTGAGGAG AAGGTTAACAAGGGACTGCGAGCTCCTTTCAATAGCGTGAAGATTCTAGCTATCAGCATGACATTCTCGAGCAAGAAGAACATGGAGACGCTGATGAACTTGCTCAAGTGCTTTCCCTTACTGGAGACATTGCATATCCAG GGCAAGCCCGGGGAACGCCAGGTTGACACAATTGACTTCGGCTACTACCAGAAGAATGAACCCATTGGATGTATTGTTAACCATCTCAAGACCGTGAGGCTGGAAAGCAAAGTTAAGGATCTAATAATCGAAGTTGAGCGAAacatgtttgaatttgtgtGTTTTCTCCTTGCGAATGCACAGGTGCTGCAGATCATGAAGATTCAATCTGCCATGTCCGACACCCCTGCATGGACTACTGAACAGCAAAATCTCATCCAATGCCACAGGGCCTCTGTGGAAGCCAAAGTCGTGTTCGAGGGCCTGAAAGTCGTCCATCACAAGGGGTTCAGTATAGAGGCTGTGAATGCTCTACCTGACCCCTTTGATAGTGATATCGACATCATGGGCTACTAA
- the LOC8075258 gene encoding 1,4-alpha-glucan-branching enzyme 2, chloroplastic/amyloplastic yields the protein MASFAVSGAGARLGVVRPGGSARSGGGERRSGVDLPSVLFRRKDAISRTVLSCAGAPGKVLVPGGGSDDVLSSAEPVVDTSEQHEELQIPDAEQVVEEKAYSSAAQATSAAAEESSEVDAAIKAKAPLVEEKPRVISPPGDGQRIYEIDPMLEGYRGHLDYRYSEYKRMRAAIDQHEGGLDAFSRGYEKLGFTRSAEGITYREWAPGASSAALVGDFNNWNPNADAMTRNEYGVWEIFLPNNADGSPAIPHGSRVKIRMDTPSGVKDSIPAWIKFSVQAPGEIPYNGIYYDPPEEEKYVFKHPQPKRPKSLRIYESHIGMSSPEPKINTYANFRDEVLPRIKRLGYNAVQIMAIQEHSYYASFGYHVTNFFAPSSRFGTPEDLKSLIDKAHELGLLVLMDIVHSHSSNNTLDGLNGFDGTDTHYFHGGPRGHHWMWDSRLFNYGSWEVLRYLLSNARWWLEEYKFDGFRFDGVTSMMYTHHGLQVAFTGNYGEYFGFATDVDAVVYLMLVNDLIHGLYPEAVSIGEDVSGMPTFCIPVQDGGVGFDYRLHMAVPDKWIELLKQSDEYWKMGDIVHTLTNRRWLEKCVTYCESHDQALVGDKTIAFWLMDKDMYDFMALDRPSTPVIDRGIALHKMIRLITMGLGGEGYLNFMGNEFGHPEWIDFPRGPQSLPNGSVIPGNNYSFDKCRRRFDLGDADYLRYRGMQEFDQAMQHLEGKYEFMTSDHSYVSRKHEEDKVIIFERGDLVFVFNFHWSNSYFDYRVGCFKPGKYKIVLDSDDGLFGGFSRLDHDAEYFTADWPHDNRPCSFSVYAPSRTAVVYAPAGEEDE from the exons ATGGCGTCGTTCGCTGTGTCCGGCGCGGGCGCGAGGCTCGGGGTCGTGCGGCCCGGCGGCTCGGCGCGATCTGGCGGCGGGGAGCGGAGGAGTGGGGTGGACTTGCCGTCGGTGCTCTTCAGGAGGAAGGACGCCATCTCTC GTACCGTTCTGAGCTGCGCTGGTGCTCCTGGAAAGGTGCTGGTGCCTGGAGGTGGCAGTGATGACGTGCTTTCCTCCGCAGAGCCTGTCGTGGACACTTCAGAGCAGCACGAAGAACTACAG ATACCTGATGCAGAACAGGTTGTGGAGGAGAAAGCATACTCATCAGCAGCTCAAGCAACCTCAGCAGCGGCTGAAGAAAGCTCAGAAGTTGACGCAGCCATCAAAGCCAAAGCACCACTCGTGGAGGAGAAACCACGAGTTATCTCCCCACCAGGAGATGGTCAGCGAATATATGAGATTGACCCAATGCTGGAAGGGTATCGGGGCCACCTTGACTACCG ATACAGTGAATATAAGAGAATGCGTGCGGCTATTGATCAACATGAAGGTGGCTTGGATGCATTTTCACGCGGTTACGAAAAGCTTGGATTTACTCGCAG CGCTGAAGGTATCACTTATAGAGAATGGGCTCCTGGAGCATCC TCTGCAGCATTAGTAGGTGACTTCAACAACTGGAATCCAAATGCTGATGCTATGACCAGA AATGAGTATGGCGTTTGGGAGATTTTCCTGCCTAATAACGCTGATGGTTCCCCTGCTATTCCTCATGGCTCACGTGTAAAG ATACGGATGGATACACCATCTGGTGTGAAGGATTCCATTCCTGCGTGGATCAAGTTTTCTGTACAAGCTCCAGGTGAAATACCATACAATGGTATATATTATGATCCACCTGAAGAG GAGAAATATGTATTCAAACACCCTCAACCTAAGCGGCCAAAGTCACTGCGGATATACGAATCACATATTGGAATGAGTAGTCCG GAACCAAAGATAAATACGTATGCTAACTTCCGAGATGAGGTGCTGCCAAGAATTAAAAGGCTTGGATACAATGCAGTACAGATAATGGCAATCCAGGAACACTCTTATTATGCAAGCTTTGG GTACCATGTTACGAACTTTTTTGCGCCAAGTAGCCGTTTTGGGACTCCTGAGGACCTAAAATCTCTGATTGACAAAGCGCATGAGCTTGGCTTGCTAGTGCTCATGGATATTGTTCATAG TCATTCATCAAATAATACCTTGGACGGTTTGAATGGTTTCGATGGCACTGATACACATTACTTCCATGGTGGTCCACGGGGCCATCATTGGATGTGGGATTCTCGCCTATTCAATTATGGGAGTTGGGAA GTTTTGAGATATCTACTGTCAAATGCAAGATGGTGGCTTGAAGAATATAAGTTTGATGGATTTCGATTTGATGGGGTGACCTCCATGATGTATACTCACCATGGATTACAA GTGGCATTCACCGGGAACTATGGCGAGTATTTTGGATTTGCTACTGATGTTGATGCAGTAGTTTACCTAATGCTGGTAAACGATCTTATTCATGGGCTTTATCCAGAAGCTGTATCCATTGGTGAAGAT GTCAGCGGAATGCCTACGTTTTGTATTCCTGTCCAAGATGGTGGTGTTGGTTTTGATTATCGCCTTCATATGGCTGTCCCAGACAAATGGATTGAACTTCTGAA GCAAAGTGATGAATATTGGAAAATGGGTGATATCGTGCACACCTTAACAAATAGAAGGTGGCTAGAAAAGTGTGTCACTTATTGTGAAAGTCATGATCAAGCTTTAGTTGGTGACAAGACAATTGCATTCTGGTTGATGGACAAG GATATGTATGATTTCATGGCTCTGGACAGGCCTTCAACACCTGTCATCGATCGTGGGATAGCATTACATAAAATGATTAGGCTTATCACAATGGGTTTAGGAGGTGAAGGCTATCTAAATTTCATGGGAAATGAGTTTGGGCATCCTG AATGGATAGATTTTCCAAGAGGTCCTCAAAGTCTTCCAAATGGCTCTGTCATTCCTGGGAATAACTATAGCTTTGATAAATGCCGTCGTAGATTTGACCTT GGAGATGCAGATTATCTGAGATATCGTGGCATGCAAGAGTTTGATCAGGCAATGCAGCACCTTGAGGGAAAATATGAA TTCATGACATCTGATCACTCATATGTATCACGGAAACATGAGGAGGATAAGGTGATCATCTTCGAGAGAGGAGATTTGGTCTTTGTATTCAACTTCCACTGGAGCAATAGCTATTTTGACTATCGTGTTGGTTGTTTCAAGCCTGGGAAGTACAAG ATCGTGTTAGATTCTGACGATGGCCTTTTCGGTGGATTTAGTCGGCTTGATCATGATGCTGAGTACTTCACTGCT GACTGGCCGCATGACAACAGGCCGTGTTCTTTCTCGGTCTATGCACCCAGCAGAACAGCCGTCGTATATGCACCTGCAGGTGAAGAGGACGAATAG
- the LOC110436469 gene encoding uncharacterized protein LOC110436469, translated as MGGDLRKAVSDEHKRFLHDLVWIHEEEKVPIDTDEGEIICNLISVHAGLERTIDLNEQLRVLRTRDTRVPKVQMFSGRQDVWDTPKDLTGKQTVIVSGHHGKLHIGSLRFNGGYED; from the exons ATGGGGGGAG ATCTCAGAAAGGCTGTGTCAGATGAGCACAAGAGGTTTCTACATGACTTGGTTTGGATACATGAAGAG GAAAAGGTGCCGATTGATACAGATGAAGGAGAAATCATCTGCAATCTGATTTCAGTCCATGCTGGCCTAGAGAGGACCATAGATTTGAATGAGCAGCTTAGAGTTTTGAGAACTAGAGACACAAGGGTGCCAAAGGTTCAAATGTTTAGTGGGCGGCAAGATGTTTGGGACACACCCAAG GATCTGACTGGCAAGCAGACTGTCATTGTAAGTGGCCACCACGGGAAGCTCCACATCGGCAGTCTCCGATTCAATGGTGGTTATGAAGACTAA
- the LOC8075259 gene encoding putative pentatricopeptide repeat-containing protein At1g74580, with translation MPIRPSLPRRCPFDRRLTSFLSAVTSLADARSPPASPPAGAVPAALTPTAYNALMSAYSRAGRHDEVLRLFRSLPFSPTAPLFTTLISSLAASGSKSAALDAFSLLASGLGPTTSAFTALLKSIDAAPSESVYRAFFGTMAAMGCAPDAATYNCLIWMLCDSQRLDEAWGVLDSMLEEGICPTVRSYTAILHGYCKQGRVLEAERLVDTMIQVGCAPDVISYSVLIQGLCRVGEFGKVERILGESEAKGWTPNAVTYNIYMSALCRMGFLDEAFRQVDVMLSRGVSMTIETVNILFDCLCRDSMFSEAVSLLEYSEELNWNVDVFCYNTLMSRLCDAGDFARVLKLLVDLVKKGIGPDMFSFTIAIRSLCRAGKFKVAKCLLDNKGIEYDAVAFNTLIHGLCMAGDLHEMLQTYMDMTSRNVSPNNFTIGMVINSFCKVQEFGAAIEVFLEYSEGCLVPDHFFRLNNWLVKAKRWKYVLTLLRAMRSKGLVLDVCLFNSMVRIFCWEGYCKRETFYEVSLILDCMLECLQQTAHVSQ, from the coding sequence atGCCCATCCGCCCCTCGCTACCGCGCCGCTGTCCCTTTGACCGCAGGCTCACCTCCTTCCTATCCGCTGTCACCTCCCTCGCCGACGCCCGCTCGCCCCCAgcctcgccgccggccggcgCAGTGCCTGCAGCTCTCACCCCCACCGCTTACAACGCCCTTATGTCCGCCTACTCCCGCGCCGGCCGCCACGACGAGGTTCTCCGCCTCTTCCGCTCCCTTCCTTTCTCGCCTACGGCGCCACTCTTCACCACGCTTATCTCCTCCCTCGCTGCCTCCGGCAGCAAAAGCGCCGCGTTGGACGCCTTCTCCCTCCTTGCTTCCGGCCTCGGACCCACCACCTCCGCCTTCACCGCGCTGCTTAAGTCCATCGACGCTGCCCCATCCGAGTCAGTGTACCGCGCCTTCTTCGGAACCATGGCCGCCATGGGGTGCGCCCCTGACGCTGCCACGTACAACTGCCTCATTTGGATGCTCTGCGATTCCCAGCGGTTGGACGAGGCATGGGGCGTCCTTGACAGCATGCTAGAGGAAGGCATCTGCCCCACCGTCCGCTCCTACACCGCGATACTGCACGGGTACTGTAAGCAGGGCAGGGTCCTCGAGGCAGAGAGGTTAGTTGATACCATGATCCAAGTCGGGTGCGCACCGGATGTCATCTCATACAGTGTGCTCATCCAGGGGCTTTGTCGTGTAGGGGAATTCGGCAAGGTGGAACGAATTTTAGGGGAGAGTGAGGCAAAGGGGTGGACGCCGAATGCTGTTACCTATAATATTTACATGTCTGCCCTGTGCAGAATGGGTTTCTTGGATGAGGCATTCCGGCAAGTAGATGTTATGCTTAGCAGAGGAGTGTCCATGACCATTGAGACAGTGAATATTCTCTTCGATTGCTTGTGCCGTGATTCAATGTTTTCAGAAGCAGTATCCTTGCTGGAATACAGCGAAGAGCTCAACTGGAATGTTGATGTGTTCTGCTATAACACTCTGATGAGTAGGCTCTGCGACGCTGGTGATTTTGCTAGAGTCCTGAAGCTGTTGGTTGATCTTGTAAAGAAGGGAATTGGGCCAGATATGTTTAGTTTCACTATTGCAATCCGGAGCCTCTGCCGGGCTGGGAAATTCAAGGTGGCAAAATGCCTATTGGATAATAAGGGAATTGAATATGATGCCGTGGCATTCAATACTTTGATTCATGGTTTGTGCATGGCTGGAGATCTACATGAAATGTTGCAAACTTATATGGATATGACCAGTAGAAATGTTTCTCCAAACAACTTTACCATTGGTATGGTAATTAACAGTTTCTGCAAAGTGCAAGAGTTTGGTGCAGCAATCGAAGTTTTTCTTGAATATTCAGAAGGATGCTTGGTTCCTGATCATTTTTTTCGCCTGAATAATTGGTTGGTAAAAGCAAAAAGATGGAAATATGTACTGACCCTGCTCCGTGCAATGCGTTCTAAAGGTCTTGTGCTAGATGTTTGCTTATTTAATTCGATGGTTAGGATTTTTTGCTGGGAGGGGTACTGTAAGCGTGAGACTTTCTATGAAGTTTCTCTTATACTTGACTGTATGCTGGAATGTCTCCAGCAAACAGCACATGTCAGCCAGTAA